A single region of the Lepus europaeus isolate LE1 chromosome 1, mLepTim1.pri, whole genome shotgun sequence genome encodes:
- the IRS1 gene encoding insulin receptor substrate 1 translates to MASPPETEGFSDVRKVGYLRKPKSMHKRFFVLRAASEAGGPARLEYYENEKKWRHKSSAPKRSIPLESCFNINKRADSKNKHLVALYTRDEHFAIAADSEAEQDSWYQALLQLHNRAKGHHDGASATGAGGAGGSCSGSSGLGEAGEDLSYGDMPPGPAFKEVWQVILKPKGLGQTKNLIGIYRLCLTSKTISFVKLNSEAAAVVLQLMNIRRCGHSENFFFIEVGRSAVTGPGEFWMQVDDSVVAQNMHETILEAMRAMSDEFRPRSKSQSSSNCSNPISVPLRRHHLNNPPPSQVGLTRRSRTESITATSPASMVGGKPGSFRVRASSDGEGTMSRPASVDGSPVSPSTNRTHAHRHRGSSRLHPPLNHSRSIPMPSSRCSPSATSPVSLSSSSTSGHGSTSDCLFPRRSSASVSGSPSDGGFISSDEYGSSPCDFRSSFRSVTPDSLGHTPPARGEEELSNYICMGGKGASTLAAPNGHYILARGGNGHRYIPGAGLGVSPALAAEDAASAADLENRFRKRTHSAGTSPTISHQKTPSQSSVEYTEMMPAYPPGGGSGGRLPGYRHSAFVPTHSYPEEGLEMHPLERRGGHHRPDSSTLHTDDGYMPMSPGVAPVPGSSRKGSGDYMPMSPKSVSAPQQIINPIRRHPQRVDPNGYMMMSPSGSCSPDIGGGPSSSSGSSGVSAAPSGSSYGKLWTNGVGGHHSHALPHPKPPAESSGGKLLPCTGEYMNMSPVGDSNTSSPSDCYYGPEDPQHKPVLSYYSLPRSFKHTQRPGELEEGARHQHLRLSSSSGRLLYAATAEDSSSSTSSDSLGGGYCGARPEPGLPHPHHHVLQPHLPRKVDTAAQTNSRLARPTRLSLGDPKASTLPRVREQQQQQQQPLPHPPEPKSPGEYVNIEFGSDQPGYLSGPVASHSSPSIRCPPQLQPAPREEETGTEEYMNMDLGPGRRATWQENTGADLGRVGPAPPGAASVCRPTRAVPSSRGDYMTMQMGCSRQSYVDTSPVAPVCYADMRAGIAAEEASLPRATAAAPSSSSAASSSPTEPQGAAELATRSSLLGGPQGPGGMSAFTRVNLSPNRNQSAKVIRADPQGCRRRHSSETFSSTPSATRAGNTVSFGGGAAGGGSGGSGSEDVKRHSSASFENVWLRPGELVGAPKETAQVCGAAGGLENGLNYIDLDLVKDFKQRPQERPPQPQPPQPVPPHPHPPLGSGESSSTSRSSEDLSAYASISFQKQPEDRQ, encoded by the coding sequence atgGCGAGCCCTCCGGAGACCGAAGGCTTCTCGGACGTGCGCAAGGTGGGCTACCTGCGCAAACCCAAGAGCATGCACAAGCGCTTTTTCGTGCTGCGGGCCGCCAGCGAGGCGGGGGGCCCGGCGCGCCTCGAGTACTACGAGAACGAGAAGAAGTGGCGGCACAAGTCGAGCGCCCCCAAACGCTCGATCCCCCTGGAGAGCTGCTTCAACATCAACAAGCGGGCTGACTCCAAGAACAAGCACCTGGTGGCTCTCTACACCCGGGACGAACACTTTGCCATTGCGGCAGACAGCGAGGCCGAGCAGGACAGCTGGTACCAGGCTCTCCTGCAGCTGCACAACCGCGCCAAGGGCCACCACGATGGGGCCTCGGCCACCGGGGCGGGAGGCGCTGGGGGCAGCTGCAGCGGCAGCTCTGGCCTGGGCGAGGCTGGAGAGGACTTGAGCTACGGGGACATGCCCCCAGGACCCGCCTTCAAGGAGGTCTGGCAGGTGATCTTGAAACCCAAAGGCCTGGGGCAGACAAAGAATCTGATCGGCATCTACCGCCTGTGCCTGACCAGCAAGACCATCAGCTTCGTGAAGCTGAACTCGGAGGCCGCGGCCGTGGTGCTGCAGCTGATGAACATCAGGCGCTGCGGCCACTCCGAGAACTTCTTCTTCATCGAGGTGGGCCGCTCCGCCGTGACGGGCCCCGGCGAGTTCTGGATGCAGGTGGATGACTCCGTGGTGGCCCAGAACATGCACGAGACCATCTTGGAGGCCATGCGGGCCATGAGCGACGAGTTCCGCCCTCGCAGCAAGAGCCAGTCCTCCTCCAACTGCTCCAACCCCATCAGCGTCCCCCTGCGCCGGCACCATCTCAACAACCCGCCGCCCAGCCAGGTGGGGCTGACGCGCCGCTCACGCACCGAGAGCATCACCGCCACCTCCCCGGCCAGCATGGTGGGCGGGAAGCCAGGTTCCTTCCGGGTCCGCGCCTCCAGCGATGGCGAAGGCACCATGTCGCGCCCAGCCTCGGTGGACGGCAGCCCGGTGAGCCCCAGCACCAACAGGACCCACGCCCACCGGCATCGGGGCAGCTCCCGGCTGCACCCGCCGCTCAACCACAGCCGCTCCATACCCATGCCTTCTTCTCGCTGCTCGCCGTCGGCCACCAGCCCCGTCAGTTTGTCGTCCAGCAGCACCAGTGGCCACGGCTCCACCTCGGACTGTCTCTTCCCGCGGCGGTCGAGCGCCTCTGTGTCCGGCTCTCCCAGCGATGGCGGCTTCATCTCCTCCGACGAGTATGGCTCGAGTCCTTGCGACTTTCGAAGTTCCTTCCGCAGTGTCACTCCCGATTCCCTGGGCCACACCCCGCCAGCCCGCGGCGAGGAGGAGCTCAGTAACTACATCTGCATGGGCGGCAAAGGGGCCTCCACCCTGGCCGCCCCCAACGGTCATTACATTTTGGCTCGCGGTGGCAATGGCCACCGCTACATCCCCGGGGCGGGCCTGGGCGTGAGCCCCGCCCTGGCTGCGGAGGATGCAGCCAGCGCCGCCGACCTGGAGAATCGCTTCCGGAAGCGAACTCACTCGGCGGGCACCTCCCCTACCATTTCGCACCAGAAGACCCCATCGCAGTCCTCGGTGGAGTATACAGAGATGATGCCTGCCTACCCACCGGGAGGTGGCAGTGGAGGCCGACTGCCCGGCTACAGGCACTCCGCCTTCGTGCCCACCCACTCCTACCCCGAGGAGGGTCTGGAGATGCACCCCTTGGAGCGCCGCGGGGGCCACCACCGGCCGGACTCCTCCACTCTCCACACTGACGATGGCTACATGCCCATGTCGCCGGGGGTGGCCCCGGTGCCAGGGAGCAGCCGCAAGGGCAGTGGGGACTACATGCCCATGAGCCCCAAGAGTGTGTCTGCCCCTCAGCAGATCATCAACCCCATCAGACGCCACCCCCAGAGAGTGGACCCCAATGGCTACATGATGATGTCCCCCAGTGGCAGCTGCTCCCCTGACATTGGAGGTGGGCCCAGCAGTAGCAGCGGCAGCAGTGGCGTCAGCGCCGCCCCTTCCGGGAGCAGCTACGGCAAGCTGTGGACCAATGGGGTAGGGGGCCACCACTCTCACGCCCTGCCTCACCCCAAACCCCCTGCGGAGAGCAGTGGTGGCAAGCTCTTACCTTGCACAGGTGAATACATGAACATGTCGCCAGTGGGGGACTCCAACACCAGCAGCCCCTCAGACTGCTACTATGGCCCTGAGGACCCCCAGCACAAGCCAGTCCTCTCCTACTACTCACTGCCAAGGTCCTTTAAGCACACCCAGCGTCCGGGGGAGCTGGAGGAAGGTGCCCGGCACCAGCACCTCCGCCTCTCCTCTAGCTCTGGTCGCCTTCTCTATGCTGCGACAGCTGAAGATTCTTCTTCCTCCACCAGCAGCGACAGCCTGGGTGGTGGATACTgtggggctaggccagagcctGGCCTCCCGCATCCCCACCATCACGTCCTGCAGCCCCACCTGCCTCGAAAGGTGGACACAGCTGCTCAGACCAACAGCCGCCTGGCTCGGCCCACAAGGCTGTCCCTGGGGGATCCCAAGGCCAGTACCTTGCCTCGGGTtcgagagcagcagcagcagcagcagcagcccctgccGCACCCTCCGGAGCCCAAGAGCCCAGGGGAGTATGTGAATATTGAATTTGGGAGTGATCAACCTGGCTACCTGTCTGGCCCTGTGGCTTCCCACAGCTCTCCCTCTATCAGGTgtccaccccagctccagccagctcCCCGAGAGGAAGAGACTGGGACCGAGGAGTACATGAACATGGACCTGGGACCCGGCCGGAGGGCAACCTGGCAGGAGAACACAGGGGCTGACTTGGGCagagtgggccctgcacctcctggGGCAGCTAGCGTTTGCAGGCCCACCCGGGCAGTGCCCAGCAGCCGAGGCGACTACATGACCATGCAGATGGGTTGTTCCCGCCAGAGCTACGTGGATACCTCCCCAGTGGCCCCTGTCTGCTATGCTGACATGCGGGCAGGCATTGCTGCCGAGGAGGCCAGCCTGCCCCGGGCCACAGCGGCTGCTCCTTCCTCATCCTCAGCAGCCTCTTCTTCCCCCACTGAGCCTCAAGGAGCAGCTGAACTGGCTACTCGCTCCTCCCTGCTGGGAGGGCCACAAGGACCCGGGGGCATGAGTGCCTTCACCCGGGTGAACCTCAGTCCGAACCGCAACCAGAGTGCCAAAGTGATCCGTGCAGACCCACAGGGGTGCCGGAGGAGGCATAGCTCAGAGACCTTCTCCTCTACACCCAGTGCCACCCGGGCGGGCAACACGGTGTCTTTCGGAGGGGGCGCTGCAGGAGggggcagcggcggcagcggcagtgAGGATGTGAAACGccacagctctgcttcctttGAGAATGTGTGGCTGAGGCCCGGGGAGCTGGTGGGAGCCCCCaaggagacagcccaagtgtgtGGGGCTGCTGGGGGTTTGGAGAATGGTCTTAACTACATAGATCTGGATTTGGTCAAGGACTTCAAACAGCGCCCTCAGGAGCGCCCCCCTCAGCCGCAGCCTCCCCAGCCTGTGCCCCCTCATCCTCATCCGCCCCTGGGCAGCGGTGAGAGCAGCTCCACCAGCCGCTCCAGTGAGGATTTAAGCGCCTATGCCAGCATCAGTTTCCAGAAGCAACCAGAGGACCGCCAGTAG